The sequence TTCGAGCATGTCGGGCACGCCACCGACGCCGAAGGCTGCCACCGGCACGCCGGCGCGCATGGCTTCGAGGAGGATCATCGGCGTGCCTTCGGTGCGCGAGCTGAGCACCAGCACGCTCAGCCGCGCGAGCCAGGCCGGCATGTCCTGCTGGTAGCCGGCCAGGTGGATGCGCTCCTGCAGGCCGGCGGCGGCGATGCGGGCGGCCAGGGCGTCGCGTTCGGGGCCGTCGCCCAGCAGCACCGCGTGCAGCTGCGGGCGCTCCTGGCACAGCGGGATGACCGCGTCGAGGAAGAGGTCGGGGCCCTTTTCCGCGCTGAGCCGGCCGACGAAGCCGAGCAGTGGCTCGCTGACGCTGCCGGCCGGCAGTGCCGGTTCGTCCGGCAAGCCGTTGGGGATCACCAGCACCTTGCGCGCGCGGACCCCGGCACTTTCATGCAGACGGGCGATGCTCTGCGCCACGCAGACAACCCGGCGCACCCGTGGACTGCGGCACAGCAGCAGGCTGACACGGGTATAGATGCGCTGCTTGAGGCTGCGCGGAGTGAAGCCGTGCTGGGTCAGCACCAGCGGCAGGTCCAGGCGCGAGGCGCACAGCCAGGCGAAAACCTGCGCGCGGAAGTTGTGGGCGTTGAGCAGCCCGGGCCGCGCACGCAGATCGTCGAGCAGCTCGCCCAGGCCGGCGCAGCTGCGGCAATCCACCCCCGCGGCGCGAAAGCGCGCGAGCAGCTCGGCCGGGGCGTCGAGGAACACCACCCGATGCCTGCCAGGGGTGACCCGGCAGTGGTCGAGCAGCATCCGCTCGGCGCCATAGAAGCCGCCGCTGTGGATCAGGTGGACGATGTCGTTCACGGCATCGGCCTCACTCGCGGACCCAGCGCAACATCCACGGCCAACTCCAGCGCTTGTACGGGTTGACCTCCTTCTCTTCCACCGCGTTGATGATCATCAGCACCGGGATGCCCAGGTGTTGCGGGATCTGCGCCGGGGTCTTGAAGCGATGGTCGAAGAACTCGCGCACGTAGCCCAGGGCGATGGCCAGCAGCAGGCCGGTCAGCAGGCCGAGGGGGATGACCACGCCGGGCCGGGGGAAGGCCGCCTCGGTGGGTTCGACCGGCTCGCTGAGAATGCGCGCGTTGGACAGCGCACCATCGATCAGGCGTTCGCCACGGCTTTCCTCGAAACGCTGGGTGTAGGTGAAGAAGGCCTTGTGCAGGGCGTCGACCTCGGTGTCGACCTGGCTCAGCTTGCTGTCGGTTTCCTGCAGCTGGCGCACACGGGCCTTGTATTCGTCGATGCGCGCGGTCTTCTGCGCGATCACCGAGTTGAGCACGGCGAGGTCGTTGCTGCGCTCGCGGATGCGGTTGGACACCACGCGCAGGAACTGCGCGCGTGTGCGGGCAATCGCTTCGCGTTGCTGCTGCATCGGCTGGCTGCCGGACTGGAAGGCCTGGGCGGTGTCGCCGTAGCGGCTCACCTGGTCGCTCAGGCGTTCACCCAGTTGCTTGATCTCGCGGTCCTCGTAGGCAACGTTGTCGACCGTGTTGGCGAAGCTGAAGGGGAAGGTGTAGTCGGTCAGCCCGGCCTTCTTCGCCAGTTCCAAGCTGGCGTTCAGGTAGGTCAGCCAGTTCTGAGCTTCGAGGGCGCGGTCGCGGTACTGGTTGAGCGCCTGTTCCTCGGTGTTGATGGCGTTCAGGCGGAAGGTGATCTCTTCCTTGGGCGCCGCCGCGCCGGCCACGTCGAGCAGTTTCTGGCGCTGCCCCTCGAGGTCGTCGAGACGGGTCTGGTACTGCAGCTTCTTCTGCTCGTAGAAGGATTGCGGCAGGTCGGTGGACTGCAGCTCCTGGCGACTCTTCAGGTAGTTGTTCAGCAGGTGCTGGACGAAGCGCGTGCCCTGCGCCGGGTCGCTGCTGCGGTAGACCACCGAGATGACGTTGGAGCCGGGCAGGGTGTCGACCTTGAGGTCCTTGGCGGCGCGCGCGGTCCAGGCGTCCAGGGTGGTGTCGCGCGGCGGGTCGACTTCCAGGCCGACGGCGCGACGCAGCGGGTTGATCACGTGCTCGTGCAGGGGCCCGAACAGGTAGCGCTGCAGCGGCTCGAACAGCAGGGTGTCGAGCAGCCCGGAGGCGTAGCTGAACTGGCCGGCCTGGCGCAGCTCGTCGATGGTCCCGCGGATCAGCGTCGGCGAGCGCAGGATGTTGCTTTCGGTCTCCATGTCGGCCAGGGACGGCGGCACGAACTTGTCGCTGTCGGTGGTCAGCGCGGTGTTGGCGTCGCTTTGCGAGAGCTTCTTGGACTGCACGATGACTTCGGCATTGATGTCGAAGTTCTGCTTGAACACCACCGGCACCAGCAAGGTGAGCACGGCGAAGATCAGGAAGACGCGCTTGATCAGCCGCCCGTTGGCGAAGAACACCCGGAGGAATTCATGCAGATAGTTTTCCATTCTGATCATCCCGGCATCCTCCTCAGTTGTTGTTGTTCTTGTTGTCGACGCGATAGTTGAAGCCGAAGCTGATGCCCTGGAAGAGGATCACGTCGGCGATCTGCTTGCTCAGCTGGCCCGCCTCGACCAGTCGCGACTTGGGCACGTAGAGCAAGTCGTCCGGCTGCAGGTAGGCGAACTGCATGGCGTCGCCGTCGGCGGCCTTGCTGGCGTCGTAGACGCGGGCCTCGACGTTGCTGCCGCGGCGGTGCATGACCACCACCTGGTCCAGGCGTGCGCCGACGTTGCTGCCGCGCGCCAGGGCCAGCGCCTCGAGGACCGAGACCGGGCGACGGATCGGGTAGGCGCCGGGTTGGGCAACTTCGCCGAGCACGTACACCTCGTTGGCCGCGGTGCTCTTGAGCAGCACGTCCACATGCACGACCGCGCCGACCTTCGATGCCTCTCGGGCGTAACCGTCTTCCAGGGTCTTCTGCACCTCGTCCACCGACATGCCCTGCAGCGGCAGGGTGCCGAGCAGCGGGAAGCTGGCGCGGCCGTCGGAGTTCACGGTGATCTCGCGGCTCAGGCCCGTTACCGGGTGCAGCAGGGTGTTACGCAGGTTGTCGGTCTGCGCCAGGGGCTTGGAGACCGAGAGGAACACGTCCTTCTCGCTGTCCTTGAGGACCTTGGCGTAGTGCCGCGCGACCACTTGCTGGGCTTGCGCGACCGTCATCCCGGCGACCTTCAACGGCGGCACGTAGGGCAGGTCGACGGTGCCGTCGGGCATCACCAGGCGGCTGCCGCTGAGCTGGGTGGCGTTGTAGAAGGTCAGCTCCAGCTGGTCGCCCGGCTGCAGGGTGTAGGCCTGCTGGCGGGTGGTGTCGAGGCGGAAGATGACATCGAGCACGTCCTGCGGGCGCAGCACCTGCTTGACCGGCACGACTTCGCTGAGCGGAGCCTTGCCTTGTTCGGCGCTGAGAATGCTCACCGGGGTGGTCTTGTCATGCGGATTGCTGCCGCATCCGCTCAGGGCGAGCACCAGGCAGGCAAGAACAATGGATGGATTACGCATGGCCTTCCCTCGCTCAGAGATTGTCGTAGACCCACTTCGGCATGTAGTAGCGGCGCGCATTGAATACGCTGCCGAGTATCCGGGCGTTGGCCTGGGTCAGGCGCTGGATCGCGGCTTGCGCCACCTCCCAGCGGGTTTCCTCGCCGCGCACCACCAGCACCACGCCATCGGCCAGGGCGGCGAGGGCCAGGGTGTCGGCGTTGGCGTAGACGGCCTCGCCGTCGATGACCACGAAGCGGTAGCGCTCGCCCAGGCGTGCGAACAGCGCCTCCAACGCCTGCGGTGCGAGGTGCGCCTTGTGCTGCCAGTAGTGCCCCAGCGGCATGAAGTGGAAGGGCAGGCCGTCGCTGGCCTCGATGCAGCGCTCCAGCGCCGGCGGCGACTCGGCCAGCACCAGGTCGAGGAAACCGCGCTCCTGGCCCAGGCCGAAGTGCTGGGTGAGGTTGGTCTTGGACAGGCTGGCGTCGATCAGCAACACCTCGCCGCGGCTGCTGCGGGACAGTTCGCCGGCCAGCATCAATGCACTGGTGGTGGTGCCGCTGCCGCTGTTGGCGGCGGTCAGCAGCAGAGTCTTGAGATTCTGGTCGAGCACGATGGCCGCCAGGTTGTTTTCGCTCGGGCGCTGGACTGCCAGGCTTTTCGACGACGAGGAACCATCCATCTCAACTCGCTCCATGGCCGGTGAGAACTTTCAGGGGGGTCTTGAGCATGATCTTCAGGTCGAGCCATGGGCTCTGCTGGGCGATATAGGCGACGTCCAGCTCGACGCGGCCGTCGAAGTCCACATCGCTGCGCCCGGACACCTGCCACAGCCCGGTGATCCCGGGGTAGACGCCCAGGCGGCGCAGGTGGTGATCGCGATAGGTATTGGCACGGAACGAGGTGGGCCGCGGGCCGACCAGGCGCATCTGGCCGCGCACCACGTTGAACAGGTTGGGCAGCTCGTCCAGGCTGGTGCGCCGCAGCCAGCGGCCGATGCCAGTGACGCGCGGGTCGCGGTCGATCTTGAAGTCGACGGAGTCCGGGCCGTGCTTGTTCAGGTGGCGCAGCGAATCCTTCAGCGCTTCGGCGTTGACCACCATGGTGCGGAACTTGACCATGCCGAAGCGGCGGCCATACAGGCCGGTGCGCTGTTGCACGAAGAATACCGGTCCGGGGCTGCTCAGCTTGATGGCAATGGCAACGGCCAGCAGCAGCGGCGAGAGCGCAATCAGCAGCAGCACGGCGAGCACGGCCGAGCTGCAGCGCTTGGTCCGCGACAGCGTCCACGGGCGGCCGCCCGGGCGGCCGAGAATCCAGCCGCGGCGTTGGCTGGCGATCGCCTGGGCAATCTTGTCGCGCATCTGCTCATCGCGGCGATTGAGCGAACGCGCGGTGGCTGCATGGCCCACTTCGGGCGAAGGCAGCGTCTTTTCCATCTCCATACCATGGCTCCGTAGGCGGCGTTGCCGTCGAAGGTCGGTGAAGTGGGGCGTGGGGTCAGGCCGGGGTGCGGACGGACTCCTCCGGAAACTGCAACGGGAGGAATTCGGCACAGTGGCCAGGCGGCAGGAGCGGAGCGTCCCGGAACGGGAGGCGGCGCGGCGTCGACTCAGGGCCGGCGTTGAAGGGGTCGGCCTGGGTCAGGCCGCAGCACTTCTTTACTGCATCGCACGCGTCCATCGGTGCGCCCTCACTTCTTGGTTGCTGGGTAATCCCGTCATGCCTTTGACGGTGATGGCTAGGCGACAGTATAAGCGTGAATAAATTGACTTCTAGGGTGTTGGTGGACGTTTTTTTGGCGCGTCTGTATCGCGGATGAGGCAGGATGCTGTGACGCAGGTCCGCAAAAAAGTGGCCATATGCTGGCTATTCAATGCCTTATCGAGGGGTGTGGAAGTTGCATCGGAGATACAGTTACCCGCCGATCTGTAAAAAAAACGGACGACCGGTAGAGGTTGCATGGCTCATCGGCAGAACAGCGAAATCCCTCTGTTTTGAGCCTAAGTAACGAATATTAATAGCGTTTGATCATTCAGGGCCGTGCGCGGAAGCAAGCTCTGGACTCCGACGAACGGTCATGGGAGCGAAAGCACCCAACCCCTCGTTGTGATGGCCCATTGAAATCCCTGTGATTCAAGGGGATATCCGCCAAATATAAGCTGTCATGAATGACC is a genomic window of Pseudomonas knackmussii B13 containing:
- a CDS encoding glycosyltransferase family 4 protein → MLLDHCRVTPGRHRVVFLDAPAELLARFRAAGVDCRSCAGLGELLDDLRARPGLLNAHNFRAQVFAWLCASRLDLPLVLTQHGFTPRSLKQRIYTRVSLLLCRSPRVRRVVCVAQSIARLHESAGVRARKVLVIPNGLPDEPALPAGSVSEPLLGFVGRLSAEKGPDLFLDAVIPLCQERPQLHAVLLGDGPERDALAARIAAAGLQERIHLAGYQQDMPAWLARLSVLVLSSRTEGTPMILLEAMRAGVPVAAFGVGGVPDMLEHERSALLARPGDVAALGAQVARLLDDRHLALRLTAEARRRQLDQYHLPTLAQRWDQLYLAAAGGQPS
- a CDS encoding GumC family protein, which produces MIRMENYLHEFLRVFFANGRLIKRVFLIFAVLTLLVPVVFKQNFDINAEVIVQSKKLSQSDANTALTTDSDKFVPPSLADMETESNILRSPTLIRGTIDELRQAGQFSYASGLLDTLLFEPLQRYLFGPLHEHVINPLRRAVGLEVDPPRDTTLDAWTARAAKDLKVDTLPGSNVISVVYRSSDPAQGTRFVQHLLNNYLKSRQELQSTDLPQSFYEQKKLQYQTRLDDLEGQRQKLLDVAGAAAPKEEITFRLNAINTEEQALNQYRDRALEAQNWLTYLNASLELAKKAGLTDYTFPFSFANTVDNVAYEDREIKQLGERLSDQVSRYGDTAQAFQSGSQPMQQQREAIARTRAQFLRVVSNRIRERSNDLAVLNSVIAQKTARIDEYKARVRQLQETDSKLSQVDTEVDALHKAFFTYTQRFEESRGERLIDGALSNARILSEPVEPTEAAFPRPGVVIPLGLLTGLLLAIALGYVREFFDHRFKTPAQIPQHLGIPVLMIINAVEEKEVNPYKRWSWPWMLRWVRE
- a CDS encoding polysaccharide biosynthesis/export family protein, with protein sequence MRNPSIVLACLVLALSGCGSNPHDKTTPVSILSAEQGKAPLSEVVPVKQVLRPQDVLDVIFRLDTTRQQAYTLQPGDQLELTFYNATQLSGSRLVMPDGTVDLPYVPPLKVAGMTVAQAQQVVARHYAKVLKDSEKDVFLSVSKPLAQTDNLRNTLLHPVTGLSREITVNSDGRASFPLLGTLPLQGMSVDEVQKTLEDGYAREASKVGAVVHVDVLLKSTAANEVYVLGEVAQPGAYPIRRPVSVLEALALARGSNVGARLDQVVVMHRRGSNVEARVYDASKAADGDAMQFAYLQPDDLLYVPKSRLVEAGQLSKQIADVILFQGISFGFNYRVDNKNNNN
- a CDS encoding tyrosine-protein kinase family protein, which gives rise to MDGSSSSKSLAVQRPSENNLAAIVLDQNLKTLLLTAANSGSGTTTSALMLAGELSRSSRGEVLLIDASLSKTNLTQHFGLGQERGFLDLVLAESPPALERCIEASDGLPFHFMPLGHYWQHKAHLAPQALEALFARLGERYRFVVIDGEAVYANADTLALAALADGVVLVVRGEETRWEVAQAAIQRLTQANARILGSVFNARRYYMPKWVYDNL
- a CDS encoding sugar transferase, which encodes MEKTLPSPEVGHAATARSLNRRDEQMRDKIAQAIASQRRGWILGRPGGRPWTLSRTKRCSSAVLAVLLLIALSPLLLAVAIAIKLSSPGPVFFVQQRTGLYGRRFGMVKFRTMVVNAEALKDSLRHLNKHGPDSVDFKIDRDPRVTGIGRWLRRTSLDELPNLFNVVRGQMRLVGPRPTSFRANTYRDHHLRRLGVYPGITGLWQVSGRSDVDFDGRVELDVAYIAQQSPWLDLKIMLKTPLKVLTGHGAS